A region of the Styela clava chromosome 1, kaStyClav1.hap1.2, whole genome shotgun sequence genome:
aaaaataattacaattaTTGTGAATCGTTCAAGGACCAcattggaagttctctgggcCGCATGCGccccgcgggccgcgagtttgacaccctTGAAGTAAACGATAATATTAAGATATATAGGTGCATTGTAACGGTTTTATGTAAGGGTCCTCGTTGTGTCAGTTATATAGTCAAAAAGCCCGTGTGCTGCAAAGCCACGCAGCAGGTTCGCTAGCCTGATGAGGTGTGTACTGGGTCACGTGGACAGAGGTGCTCGGAGTCATTTGGATATGCTCCGGTGGAAAGCACATAAGTCGAAACCATGACCGTGACACCACAAACCTGTACAGTGTACACGACTCTGAGATAATAtacacaaataaaacaaaaataaaatagcaaattcAAGTCCCGTCACATAGacaaaaacatttaatttaGAAATTTGATATCAATATACCCAGAACAAGGCTTGAAACTTGTAAGACTGATTGATTCACACCATGAGAGGAATTTAATGTCTCCATTCGTCCACCAAATAGTTCAAACCTTAAATATCTGTATTTTGAAAACTCAAACTTTTGTTCTACTTTTTACAGAAAAGTTCATCCCAACGTTAGATGAAGAAGCACCAGAGCAAGAAAAAGCTGTCGGCAATTTagggtaaaatattttttgctaatATCCAAAAGTTAAATTTTGTCACACTATAAATATTTTGCACTAATATGTTCAGACCAAAATTAAAGACTCTGACTTTGATGGAAGACCAACAAGGCTCGGTTTTACATATGCTGAATTGTGAGGAAATTGAGCGACTCTTCAGTCCTGATTCTCCCGATGAGTTTCATAGCCAAGATGGAATCGAAACTTCAATTGTATCATACACTGGCTATATAGAACATCCGGTTCTAGGACGCACACCTTGTATTTTAAAGAAGGTAAAAACGGTTAAACTCATGTGTTTCGTTTTTTTTCCTTTAATTCGTTCAGGACCCCAATGCCACCTAGTTCCTTTCTACTTTCCATTTAACGTTCTATTTACTGTATCGTCTATCTTGTCTTCAAGGTTAATAAGGAAGTAAATGACGGGATACCACACCGCACTCTGattaatgaatttgaaaaaagaaaaattttaggAGGAAATACCAAAGTTACAAAGAGATTGTTGGGAGAATGTGATAACGAAGAGTCGTTGAGTATTTTAGTGGAAAGAGATCTGGTTTGTATTTTATGTCATAACATAAAAATTAATCTAGTTATTAGATAACCAAACTCTCCTGTCTAGTGATGTGCAAGCAAGGACAGAAAACACACGTTACTCTAACAAAAACCGGGACTCGAACGTATTGTCGTAAACAAAATCACACAACTACAAATCGCGTAATCAAGAACATGCGCCCAACAATAACAGAAGAAagcataataatttttatagtAGGCCTACCAACCCGGCGTTGCATATATACTAATATCCagcattcatatatatatacatatatgtacAACGTACATCATTTCATTTAGCCAATCGTTGTCCTTAATTTTGTCACTAGTCAAGGCGGAACTTTGAAATAGCTAATCACTTACTTGTTGTTGACGATACCCATGACCCGCGCGGTGAAGGGAAGTCAATATAATGACCGTTAAACATTGAAACATCAATAATGTTAAAGCATGCTAATATAATTCAACGCTTTGTCGGATCACTTCAAATACtatcttgaactttccataagAACCCGATGTTTCTCTAATGAAGCTAGGTGACGATCTTGCGTTTCGTTCCAGCTTTCTGTTGACTTAGAGCAAGAACCTATCATTTGAAATTTGACCAAAAGAAGTTTTTcgtctatttttaattttgcaggAATCCACTACATTATGTGATGATGAGCAGGTGGGAACTTATGCAAACTCAAAATGTATAAGAAACGAAAAGTTAAGGTGAGAAACAGAATATTGTCATTTTACCATCCATTTATAAGGAGTCAAATTTGCTATGTTATGATTCAGCCCCAATTTACTCCAAGCGTATTCTGCCAATCGATCATTAAGTTTTACAAGGTGGCAATGCTCATGAATACGGACACAAAATATACGCAATAATACTGGTGCGGACTTATCGGTTTAACTGAGCACTGACTTTACTGAAACGACCCACgtgacaaaattaaaaaaatgtccCCCTTTGATAAAAATTCAATAGCACAATTTTGGGTAAAATCGGGGCCCATTAGATTgggagaaattaaaaaaaaaattcttctagCGCAGGGGTTGAAAGATTTTTTGACCAGAGCCCGAAAATTTAGCTTcactagactggcgggccatgtaagtgtgacgtaaaaggttacattttatgaacaatatttacagtgtcacacaagcaaaaatggaaaacaagcTTTGTGCCAAAACTACATTCAGTCTATATCTCAACAAATACCTCGAGCCATTTTATAGctcaaacatcaaaatttgttttcagtttgGTTATGGCAACATCAGGCGAgccaaattgaattacccaacgggtcgTATTTGGCCCGCGGGGCGTAGTTTGTCATGTTAGTTCTAGCGGCTTCAACCATCTTCAAGTGTCGAAAATTGAGTCGTGGTCCATTAATTGCACAGAAAAGCGATTTTAGCAACAACAACAAGGCTAATAACGAGAATCTATAGCAAAACGATCTATATGTACACTTCATGTCCAATAACTTGGTATATTTTCCCATTATTACAGAGCTCGCATTGAAGCAAGTGAAGACAAAACAAGATCTGCATTCGGATTCATAAAGGAAATATTATGCGTGTTCGCAGAAATAGAAAGGAAGAAATTTTTTATGCAAGATATAAATGGAAaacatatttcattttcttccaatttttctgtaagatcaattttttttattcttagtcaggcgctccagaagtatgtgtaccaatatggaggtaactaatattgttcgcctactttacagcaagttgtgtgaagggactgaaacttatgggcagggggtatattcacttggctaacacagacagtccctgaactcgtaatagaactaaaataaaagcaaatcagaataaaattatggctcaactctaacctggtaccagtggcgtagcatccaacCCCGCAATCCCCGCGgccgcgggagggcccacagctcAAAGAGGCTCAAGCgattagaatttagaaatttaagccgcaaaaccaaaagttgtattgcaaaaccagtaatgcacatctcataatgttgatgttagttttgctcaaatcgttttgtctcgtaacaatgccagggagtcgtcgattttcggcgtcttgtggtttgatcgtaAATATGGTTTGATTGCACGGGCAAAATTaggaaggctgtcagaatgatgtcgaaagcaaaaactctcagtggcgcacagaaacgcagaagcggaagcacgtatgaaagaaaattaaagtaaccaagataaacggcaaattttaggttaccattgctatttaatagcgacatgttaggctttttgacgaaataaaaaaaacgttgttttagcttatgtccgaaagtttttagggtcattttcacgaaatatttttgcgaggGGGGGgtcacgagagtcttgctacgccactgcctgGTACACTTACTACCCTTCGTTCATATATCAGTCAACGCGATTTCGAAGTTAAAATATTATACATCGATAGCTAACGTACTCAATGTATTCAATTCAAATATGCTTTGAGCTCAGTCATCTCATTAAAGTGAAAGTCAAAAGAACGGTTTATCAATTAAATTCTATTTCAGCTATAGTTTGCGCACATTAATATACATCATATGGAGGCAAAATAAAGTATTATATTCtatttaatatgaaataatGAATGGAATTGTTCTCTATTGTTAAATTGTAATCGTTGCCGATGTTTCTGTCCAAGGCGTAATTCATAATACAGAAATACGCCTCTTCATTCAAATAAACCCAGCTTACCgtgtttttgtatatttcaatgTCTAAACTTATGATATAGGCTACGTTAAAATACAAGAATGAggttttcaattatattttttatgaaaatatctTCTTTTTCTATCTTGTAGGTTCATATCAATAACATTGATATTTTGTCTCATCATGGGTCTCGTAACATCCTTTCTGGAAGCACATGCAAATACGACGATAATTGTCCGGCACCTACAAGTCTTTTGTGGGTGAATGGGTCAGCAAATAGAGTGGTGTATGAAAAATGTAATGATCCACTACCGCTATGTACAGATAGAAGGTAAGACGAGAATTTGGCATTTTATAATTGTTATTTTAACTCGTTTTCTTTTGTGTTTGCTAACAGTTGTTCGGCGGGTTGCTCATGTTTTGAATTGCTTAGAGTTTGGAATAACCTCGCCATCTCAATTCTGATTACGCCGAATGCTCCTTGTCGTCGTGACTAGtgaggtggttcacgtaaccgctgttcGGTTAAAGCTTctttcaccatcaagtccttgcatctgaaacaaaaaatcggatactaatcccatacccgacatggactggcaaccggac
Encoded here:
- the LOC120343439 gene encoding uncharacterized protein LOC120343439 — protein: MRSLRAREAILIACVFVAYCMVESQLSLNGSPCQRSSLDLYFENDVTLEFEKFGFDCAGNKSQTEECKNATPKNSTRAIVNGKVFSLETDKEKFIPTLDEEAPEQEKAVGNLGPKLKTLTLMEDQQGSVLHMLNCEEIERLFSPDSPDEFHSQDGIETSIVSYTGYIEHPVLGRTPCILKKVNKEVNDGIPHRTLINEFEKRKILGGNTKVTKRLLGECDNEESLSILVERDLESTTLCDDEQVGTYANSKCIRNEKLRARIEASEDKTRSAFGFIKEILCVFAEIERKKFFMQDINGKHISFSSNFSVHINNIDILSHHGSRNILSGSTCKYDDNCPAPTSLLWVNGSANRVVYEKCNDPLPLCTDRSCSGYNATLHMCGITRWILQPLYEYFHRIQDRSRMTQIMMSSMNSWPFLRRTAMEACSRATMYLILYDKDMKAMNQPVNNKKKSFHVGPRKPKPK